Proteins from one Drosophila gunungcola strain Sukarami chromosome 3R, Dgunungcola_SK_2, whole genome shotgun sequence genomic window:
- the LOC128265007 gene encoding neprilysin-1, with translation MFSTSKRAQLSLFIVICLILLGQSEARSVGDESETQDQLENAITDETTEYLRSYGAKMKSYMNLSVAPCDDFYEYACGNWKNVNQPRQTVHKRSNLLDIVYTLADVTEQLMTRTQLAEALNVSGELLVAQRFYNACLTAVVYPLPAADPAYLSLIRSLGGFPAVDREAWNASSFSWFNMSAHLTNYGVAGLINEHLLTQYPFIPYFKLPELGFDHVVQTDNIANSSCRAYQLNEKRMRGYLQAFNLTEDNVSAVIAGVFDFWREALAINDKFEGNEDMCLVLSTMQEVPPFSQWSSYYDIVWTGLDFQRGDPSHSADSGYCDYYYTELDKVCARHQEAVANYLAMLLLYRMDAKLKEEKYHKEHCLTTVHFTMAHLFNKLYMAEYFSEETHAEISDMVKELRKALRQTLESVEWLDTETRREALLKEASITPQIGSYKDAELADTLIRQIANLSVVEDNFAQSMINLRQLGTSLRRYNGLHFEQIANDSKPLDLIVGMQVNAFYYNLDNSMYVMAGILNPPAYHRSWPDSLKFGTLGYLVGHELTHGFDTVGSTFDSEGELRNWWSRKSGTVFHERAQCYVDHFSNYLIPEINHKINGNGTKDENIADAGGLRESLAAYRSHMKQLQRSAGENNETLAPQRNEQMPGLDVSPEQLFFLGFAQLWCAAYEEEHYWEELTQEHTIDKYRVLGAVSNNEDFAEVYNCPLGSAMHPKAETCRVW, from the exons ATGTTTTCAACCTCGAAACGTGCTCAACTATCCTTGTTCATCGTGATTTGCCTAATTCTGTTAGGACAGAGTGAGGCCCGGAGTGTTGGCGATGAATCCGAAACCCAGGATCAGTTGGAAAATGCGATCACAGATGAAACGACCGAGTATCTGCGATCCTATGGCGCGAAGATGAAGTCCTATATGAACTTAAGTGTGGCACCCTGCGATGATTTCTATGAGTACGCGTGCGGAAACTGGAAGAACGTGAACCAGCCGCGCCAGACCGTCCACAAACGGAGCAATCTGCTGGACATTGTCTACACGCTGGCGGATGTGACGGAGCAGCTGATGACCAGGACCCAACTGGCGGAGGCACTAAACGTGTCCGGCGAACTGCTGGTTGCACAACGCTTCTATAACGCCTGCCTCACGGCCGTGGTCTATCCGCTGCCGGCTGCCGATCCGGCTTATCTATCGCTTATCAGGTCACTCGGTGGATTCCCCGCCGTCGATCGCGAGGCCTGGAACGCCTCCAGCTTCAGTTGGTTCAACATGAGCGCCCATCTCACCAATTACGGGGTCGCAGGACTGATCAACGAGCATCTCCTGACGCAGTATCCCTTCATACCCTACTTCAAATTGCCGGAATTGGGCTTCGACCATGTCGTCCAGACGGACAACATTGCCAATTCCAGTTGCCGGGCCTACCAGCTGAATGAGAAGCGCATGCGCGGCTATCTGCAGGCCTTCAATCTCACCGAGGATAACGTATCCGCCGTGATAGCCGGCGTCTTTGACTTTTGGCGCGAGGCACTCGCCATCAACGATAAGTTTGAGGGTAATGAAGACATGTGTCTTGTTCTTAGCACGATGCAAGAGGTGCCGCCATTTAGCCAATGGAGCAGCTATTACGACATCGTCTGGACTGGCCTAGACTTCCAGAGGGGCGATCCGAGTCATTCTGCCGATTCGGGCTACTGCGACTATTACTACACGGAGCTGGACAAGGTGTGTGCCAGACATCAGGAGGCCGTGGCCAACTATCTGGCCATGCTGCTCCTCTACCGCATGGATGCCAAGCTGAAGGAGGAAAAGTACCACAAGGAGCACTGCCTGACCACCGTCCACTTCACTATGGCCCATCTCTTCAACAAGCTCTACATGGCG GAGTACTTCAGCGAGGAAACCCATGCCGAGATCTCCGACATGGTGAAGGAGTTGCGCAAGGCGCTGCGTCAAACGCTGGAGAGTGTGGAGTGGCTGGACACGGAGACGCGACGAGAGGCGCTGCTCAAGGAGGCCAGCATCACGCCGCAAATCGGTAGCTACAAGGATGCGGAGCTGGCCGACACCCTGATCCGCCAGATAGCGAATCTATCCGTGGTCGAGGACAACTTTGCCCAGAGCATGATCAATTTGCGGCAGTTGGGCACCAGCTTGCGACGCTACAATGGCCTGCATTTCGAGCAAATTGCCAACGACTCAAAGCCACTGGACTTGATAGTGGGCATGCAGGTGAATGCCTTCTACTACAACCTGGATAACTCGATGTACGTGATGGCTGGCATCCTGAATCCGCCCGCATATCATCGCTCCTGGCCCGACTCCCTGAAGTTTGGAACCCTGGGCTATCTGGTTGGCCACGAACTGACCCATGGGTTCGATACGGTGGGCTCCACTTTCGACAGCGAAGGGGAACTCCGCAATTGGTGGTCCAGGAAATCGGGGACAGTGTTCCACGAACGAGCCCAGTGCTATGTGGATCACTTCAGCAACTACTTGATACCGGAGATCAATCACAAGATCAATGGCAACGGGACCAAGGATGAGAATATCGCAGACGCCGGTGGACTGAGGGAGTCCCTCGCCGCCTATCGCAGCCACATGAAGCAGCTCCAAAGGAGTGCTGGCGAAAATAACGAGACATTGGCGCCCCAACGAAACGAGCAGATGCCCGGCCTCGACGTATCGCCGGAACAGCTCTTCTTCCTCGGATTTGCCCAGCTATGGTGCGCCGCCTACGAGGAGGAGCACTACTGGGAGGAGCTGACCCAGGAGCACACCATCGACAAGTACCGGGTCCTGGGGGCCGTCTCCAACAACGAGGACTTCGCTGAGGTCTACAATTGCCCTCTGGGAAGTGCCATGCATCCAAAGGCCGAAACCTGTCGCGTGTGGTAA
- the LOC128258072 gene encoding uncharacterized protein CG4951 isoform X2, which yields MSFSAIGDCQLISQIYQYKKHRVACSVKVLPTPVTHFERESQNVFHWMTADRWDRIENGLWRLLENLKNWQDAHKLQRELLIDHINVQVQATDKPHPATMTLLAAGEELTPKDLCLDIQLQYISHEDKTIVGVHTTKRKHATESEANGSGRSIISNKANKATTLGSGSKPKAGVQDKASQSKPKHIDADDDSDFLSSGTKPPAIKRERRSISHGGEKEKSSSSASSSSQQEKPLKRSKSPLESSRASSVESKPARRSGRSPMRPSRFNNFVVGETKGNKGKGSKAKPKRQSPPPAKALKVEQMDVARFDALQRLDSMLDMPKPRKVEILLLENMGEADVLNTFDKYRIDFDKLFKDRELKSRTVSYMNISHMDIIDILSKSIHQKMLQKLGEIYSGRSNHTALLVNGLLPLWIVRLFMDNYKLSHSEAVQQIQDQIKYSSYLKALNDDPLCSDLDD from the exons atgtcTTTTTCCGCCATTGGTGATTGCCAATTAATTTCGCAAATATATCAA TACAAGAAGCACCGCGTCGCCTGCAGCGTCAAAGTTCTGCCGACACCTGTGACCCATTTTGAGCGGGAATCGCAGAATGTTTTTCACTGGATGACCGCAGATCGCTGGGACAGGATTGAAAATGGCCTGTGGCGGCTGTTGGAGAACTTGAAAAACTGGCAGGATGCCCACAAGCTGCAGCGCGAGTTGCTGATCGATCATATCAATGTGCAGGTCCAGGCCACCGACAAACCGCATCCTGCCACGATGACCCTATTGGCGGCTGGCGAGGAGCTGACCCCCAAGGATCTTTGCCTGGACATCCAGCTGCAATACATCTCGCACGAGGACAAGACCATAGTGGGCGTCCACACTACCAAGCGCAAACATGCCACGGAGTCAGAAGCCAACGGCTCCGGCCGCAGTATCATTTCCAATAAGGCCAACAAGGCGACCACCTTGGGATCGGGATCCAAGCCAAAAGCTGG TGTGCAAGATAAAGCCTCACAATCAAAGCCCAAGCACATAGATGCCGACGACGACAGTGATTTTTTGTCCTCGGGCACAAAACCGCCAGCCATCAAACGCGAGCGCAGATCCATTTCGCATGGTGGCGAGAAGGAGAAGTCTTCCAGTAGCGCCAGTAGCTCCTCTCAGCAGGAAAAACCCCTCAAGCGATCGAAGAGTCCACTTGAAAG TTCCAGAGCCAGCTCTGTCGAGTCCAAGCCTGCACGCCGCTCCGGCCGATCACCAATGCGTCCAAGTCGATTTAACAATTTCGTAGTAGG CGAGACGAAGGGCAACAAGGGCAAGGGATCCAAGGCCAAGCCCAAACGTCAGTCGCCACCACCAGCCAAGGCGCTGAAGGTGGAGCAGATGGACGTGGCCCGGTTCGATGCCCTGCAGCGGCTGGACAGCATGCTGGACATGCCCAAGCCGCGAAAAGTTGAGATTCT ACTCTTGGAAAATATGGGCGAAGCAGATGTCCTGAACACTTTCGACAAATACCGCATCGACTTCGACAAGCTGTTCAAGGATCGGGAGCTTAAGTCGCGCACTGTTAGTTATATGAACATTTCTCACATGGACATCATTGACATACTTAGCAAGAGCATTCACCAGAAGATGCTGCAAAAACTGGGGGAAATATACAGCGGTAGAAGC AACCACACAGCACTGCTGGTAAACGGACTGCTGCCGCTGTGGATAGTGCGCCTCTTCATGGACAACTACAAACTTTCGCATTCGGAGGCAGTGCAGCAAATCCAAGACCAAATAAAGTACAGCTCATATTTGAAGGCCTTGAACGATGACCCATTGTGTTCCGACCTAGATGACTGA
- the LOC128258072 gene encoding uncharacterized protein CG4951 isoform X1 codes for MSFSAIGDCQLISQIYQYKKHRVACSVKVLPTPVTHFERESQNVFHWMTADRWDRIENGLWRLLENLKNWQDAHKLQRELLIDHINVQVQATDKPHPATMTLLAAGEELTPKDLCLDIQLQYISHEDKTIVGVHTTKRKHATESEANGSGRSIISNKANKATTLGSGSKPKAGVQDKASQSKPKHIDADDDSDFLSSGTKPPAIKRERRSISHGGEKEKSSSSASSSSQQEKPLKRSKSPLERSSRASSVESKPARRSGRSPMRPSRFNNFVVGETKGNKGKGSKAKPKRQSPPPAKALKVEQMDVARFDALQRLDSMLDMPKPRKVEILLLENMGEADVLNTFDKYRIDFDKLFKDRELKSRTVSYMNISHMDIIDILSKSIHQKMLQKLGEIYSGRSNHTALLVNGLLPLWIVRLFMDNYKLSHSEAVQQIQDQIKYSSYLKALNDDPLCSDLDD; via the exons atgtcTTTTTCCGCCATTGGTGATTGCCAATTAATTTCGCAAATATATCAA TACAAGAAGCACCGCGTCGCCTGCAGCGTCAAAGTTCTGCCGACACCTGTGACCCATTTTGAGCGGGAATCGCAGAATGTTTTTCACTGGATGACCGCAGATCGCTGGGACAGGATTGAAAATGGCCTGTGGCGGCTGTTGGAGAACTTGAAAAACTGGCAGGATGCCCACAAGCTGCAGCGCGAGTTGCTGATCGATCATATCAATGTGCAGGTCCAGGCCACCGACAAACCGCATCCTGCCACGATGACCCTATTGGCGGCTGGCGAGGAGCTGACCCCCAAGGATCTTTGCCTGGACATCCAGCTGCAATACATCTCGCACGAGGACAAGACCATAGTGGGCGTCCACACTACCAAGCGCAAACATGCCACGGAGTCAGAAGCCAACGGCTCCGGCCGCAGTATCATTTCCAATAAGGCCAACAAGGCGACCACCTTGGGATCGGGATCCAAGCCAAAAGCTGG TGTGCAAGATAAAGCCTCACAATCAAAGCCCAAGCACATAGATGCCGACGACGACAGTGATTTTTTGTCCTCGGGCACAAAACCGCCAGCCATCAAACGCGAGCGCAGATCCATTTCGCATGGTGGCGAGAAGGAGAAGTCTTCCAGTAGCGCCAGTAGCTCCTCTCAGCAGGAAAAACCCCTCAAGCGATCGAAGAGTCCACTTGAAAG AAGTTCCAGAGCCAGCTCTGTCGAGTCCAAGCCTGCACGCCGCTCCGGCCGATCACCAATGCGTCCAAGTCGATTTAACAATTTCGTAGTAGG CGAGACGAAGGGCAACAAGGGCAAGGGATCCAAGGCCAAGCCCAAACGTCAGTCGCCACCACCAGCCAAGGCGCTGAAGGTGGAGCAGATGGACGTGGCCCGGTTCGATGCCCTGCAGCGGCTGGACAGCATGCTGGACATGCCCAAGCCGCGAAAAGTTGAGATTCT ACTCTTGGAAAATATGGGCGAAGCAGATGTCCTGAACACTTTCGACAAATACCGCATCGACTTCGACAAGCTGTTCAAGGATCGGGAGCTTAAGTCGCGCACTGTTAGTTATATGAACATTTCTCACATGGACATCATTGACATACTTAGCAAGAGCATTCACCAGAAGATGCTGCAAAAACTGGGGGAAATATACAGCGGTAGAAGC AACCACACAGCACTGCTGGTAAACGGACTGCTGCCGCTGTGGATAGTGCGCCTCTTCATGGACAACTACAAACTTTCGCATTCGGAGGCAGTGCAGCAAATCCAAGACCAAATAAAGTACAGCTCATATTTGAAGGCCTTGAACGATGACCCATTGTGTTCCGACCTAGATGACTGA